The Tripterygium wilfordii isolate XIE 37 chromosome 21, ASM1340144v1, whole genome shotgun sequence genome segment GGAACTTTCATTTCTTAAAATTTATTCTCTAAGCTGGTTATTGATTATTTCTACCCAATGCAGATTTCACACGTACATCAACTCCAGAGGCCCATGCTGCATTGTGTGAGCTGAAGTGGAGATGGTAAAAAAAATCGATCCGAGCACTATGCGTAGGGTacccgatccatttaaaacctGAAAACTGATTCTATAGGGTTTAGAAGTGGTTTTAATTTTCAAACCCATCAagatttagggtcgggtttaGTTTTTGATGTCAAGTTTaaggtacccgaaccgtttaataaataAGTCTATTATAGTAACAATATTATATCATCTATGTAAATGTATtactaggatactaaattataacatgataaagcatatatatttatagaatcatactaataaaactataaaatacaCTAATTAGAATTGCCCAAATGATATAGCATTACAAGATAAATCATTCTTAGTATTAACATAATCATAACTAAttattggttttgttattttattctatttttagtGGATTATTTGGATTTCGCGTTTGAGTTTGGGGTGTGTTAGGGTTTGAATTTGTGGGTTTAGAAACGGTTATCTGACcattaatgaaatttttttgaaaaatttaaaagttaaatgataaACGGCTATCCGGTGGTAAATGATTTtggaacggttccggttttgaaaattaaaatggtTTTTTAACGGTTGGaatggttttggtatagagtacaTTAAATGAAAACGGTTTTAATATTCCCTAATtagaagggtacccgacccatGGTCATCCCTAAGCTGATGAGTAATATAAACAGTTAAAACACAAGATATGGGCCAACAAGGTAGTTTTGGGCCTTTGTTCGTATGGAAGGACTTGAAAGATTAAGAACCCCAATGTACCCATTGGAGCGCCAGCACTCGGAGTAGGCCCAGCAGTGTTAGTTTTGTCTCATCTGAGTTGGATTCAGTCAACAAATTCGCAGGAATCTGTTTCCCTTCCGACCTTGAAAGCTCCTATTCAGGGCTTCAGGGCATTTCTTCTATTCAAATTTGAGGTCCTATTGTGGTATCAATGAGATCGGATCACGGGTTGTTAGTTTTGTCTTCAATCGGTGTGTCTGCATTGGAAGGTTTATATGTATCTATCACCCTTCCAGTGTTTTCAAtttttacatttgaaattgtgcGGTTGATATGGTGGCACGTCTGTTTCTCTGATCAgaacaaaaaatgccaataaattGGCTGTTTGAAATAAGATATCGCATGAATATATGGGTTGCTATCACTAGAAAAATGTTGCATTATTTATAGGTTTTGCCACTATTGATGAAGTCAAGTCAGCATTAGAGAAGGCATGTCCTGGAGTGGTTTTTTGTCAATCATATCAGCAATTTTCTACCTGAAGTTCATGCCAAAATTGTGAACTTCTTTTCATAATTTTGAGGATTATACTAGCTAGCTAGTGAGGGCAGAACAGCTTCTTacaggattttatttttaaaacaaacatttttttcttaacGAGGAACCCACCTAAGGCACGGTCAAATTGGATCATGCTCTACATTTTAAACCTTGGACACGTGAGTCCCCTTGTCCTCATGCACCAGACAATTACAGAGCCTTCAGCCCATGGGGATGCCCCCAAAGAACTTTATTGAACGTGGGAATTGAATTTAGGTTAATAACCATACGGGCAATCACATATTCATAATATAGCTCCAAAAAACTCACGCTGttgtaaattattattttccaaaGTTCATTAACTCAATGTCTGTCACGATTTTTGTCAGAGAGTGTACACAGACTGTAAATAAGTAATGATTTGGGCTATGTGACTTAAATTAAGCTTAATGAAGTCTaattaaaaaaatcttttttgaaCTAACACATGAAATTTCCCTAGCCTTGTCCCTTGAGTAATGATTTGGGCTATGTGACTTAAATTAAGCTTAATGAGTCTAATTAAAAAATCTTTTTTTGAACTAACACATGCTGTGAATACCTTACTGACAAGCTTGGTCAACTCTTGCTTCTGGGATCGTAGGAACTCAATTTTATTGCACAAAAGAGTTGTTTTGTATATCTATGAACCTTCTCGATCTGCCGGTGGTGCAGAGCAATCATGGAGCTTGATGGTGATTATACAATTCCAATTAActcaaatatttcataaaatagACCAAGAAGCCGACCCATTTGGATCTAATTGAGAAAACTATTCATACCCTAGCGAGCAATATTAAATTACACATCCCATGTGATGCAATGAAaattttacatatatacatgctcATCTTGGAGCCAGAGGGAATCAAATCAAGATTTCTACAACATTTTCTCTTTAGTTTGATTTCCATGGCAGCATTCAAACCCTTTTCTGGGTTCTTTGTCCTATCAGTATTTCTGCTATTTGCCTTTAATCCCACAGATGGGCAGGGACAGCTGGAAGTTGGGTTCTACAAGAAGACATGCCCACAAGCAGAAGCTATTATTAAGAATGTTACAGATTATGTCATGAAGGTTGCACCCACTCTTGGTGCTCCTTTGATGAGAATGCACTTTCATGATTGCTTTGTTAGGGTATGTGATTCTGCCTTGTTTGACAAGTTACCACAAATATTTTATAACTAATTTATGCACAAAAAGTAATAATTTTTGGTActaatgttgttttttttacagGGTTGTGAAGGTTCAATACTGTTGAGCTCTCCTACAAACCAAGCTGAAAAGGATGCTATTCCAAACCAAAGCCTTAGAGGTTTCCAGGTTATTGACAACGCCAAGGTTGAACTCGAAAAGGCCTGTCCTGGAGTTGTTTCTTGTGCTGATACCGTAGCCATTGTTGCTCGGGACGTCACGGTTAAGGCAAAGAAATctcctccactctctccatttTTGGATTTAAATTCTACAAAGCAAACTAAAGGATTATCTATCTGTGTTTTCAGCTAGGAGCAGAACGCTGGGAAGTTGAGACTGGAAGAAGAGATGGAAGGGTTTCAAATATAACACAGGCTTCAAATGAGGTTCTGTCACcctttttaaacataactcaGCTAATATCAGGATTTCAAAAGAAGGGTCTAAGTGTGAAGGACCTAGTAGTTCTATCAGGTAATATTCAACACAATCTAATAATTTTTGTTACTCTTTGTACATGACTTGTTAGACTTATATATAATCTCACATCGCTTGTTTGGGAAACATCAAGctatgtggtttataagaaaagctCAAGGAACACCAAAATGGACATTATTTGTTGATTTGAGTGGGCTGCGGTTTCTGATATGACTGAATGAGAGATTGAAATTCTGTTTAACTAGGTGGACACACTGTGGGGACTTCACACTGCTTCTCCTTCGGATCTCGGATGTACAACTTCACCGGAAAAGGAGACACTGATCCTTCAATGGATCGCAAGTACATACCATATATGAAGAAGAAATGCAATGCAACAGATGTAACCACACTTGTAGCGCTAGACCCAGGAAGCTTCAAAACATTTGATACAAACTACTATACACTAGTGGCTAAAAGAAGAGGTCTACTCCACTCTGATGCTGCTCTTCTTGATAATCCTGAGACCAGAGCTTATGTGATTCAGGCAACTACCCATAAATCCACTTTCTTCAAGGACTTTGGTGTGTCCATGGTGAGAATGGGCAGGATTGGTGTTCTTACTGGTTCTGCCGGTGAAATCAGGCGTGTGTGCTCCAAGGTTAATTAAGTAATGATTACTGATTTATGCATGACCTCCACTTTTGTCTATGATAcactatcatttttttttaatattgtttgAGTTCATCTTGTTAGATGTGTATTGCTATGTCATGTATTATTTACTTCTtctcaaataataaaattgtttgATTAGTTAAAACATGGGCGCCCCGGAAACTACAACAACCCCCGCTCTAGCTCATCTTTgcgtctatttttttttttttttttgttgttaaaaTCATAAGTGCATAGTATTCCGTCTAGCTAACAAATCCAGAGACGTATTATTGTTCGAAATAAAAAACAATTCATTGTGAAAAAAGTCGGAACGTTTTTTAGTTTATATCCAAAAGCATTCGTAAAaggatcaaaatacaaatacaatttttggaaagttttttaaaattatatttgagGCTGTACTGAAACTACAGCTAATAAGAGAATCAGAGGCATGCAGCTGTTAAAAGACAATAATAAATCAGAAGATGCTTAAGTGATTGAGTAATCAGAAACTAACACTAAGTAATCGGAGAACGCAGCATGGATTACGGAACATCGAGATTAATTAAGCATAATTAAGTCCATGGGTGTGTACTAGAATAAGGATTAGGTGGCCATATACAGCTGCATGTAGGAATAGTTTATTGAAATCGGTTGGAGTATCAAATTAAGGAGGCAAATGGGCTTGCAAATGATGTCACCACAAAAAGATATGATCATGTGACGAGATGTCACCGTGTCCCGTGAAAGTCTCTCAACCCGGGTATCCAAGATCTTATGTGCCATTTTCTTgtctttggttttgatttttggcaGAGTTACATTTATTTTAGGTTTTTGTTAACGAGTTCCCTAACAACGATGGTTACAGATTCACCACAACATATCATGTCATGTATGATGAACACTtacacataattttttgaaCTTAAAATGCAAATTCCAATTGAGCTTTTTCAGACTCCAAAATACATTTATGTCATTTGTCAAATGCCCCCTAGGATATTGGATAacattttcctttattttatgGCTTAGTCTGCATgtgtccacattgatgaattTTCGATTCTGGGTCAATCGATTGGGTTCGAGGATGTCGAAATAACATTGGTGATTGTTTGGTTCGCGAATTTGGAGATGAATTGAAATGGTTCCTAGTATCATCTTTCATGTCGACCATTCGATTCGAGACGTACACGTGGCACAATAAGCACCATCGGATGCATGCCAAGTATGATCTTGTAGTGGGCCCGGATGGCAATATCTTGCCAACTTCGAAAGACGAGATGCCCGGTCTATTTCACTTCACCTTGACCTCTGCATTAAGTAGAAACAGAATCATGGCTCCATttgcaaggttttgaaaaccggaccggaccggccggtacgaccggtccaaccggtgaccggccacttgtccggtccggttgagatGTCATACCCGGTAAttgatgaaccgggatatttctggttgaaccggccggttcttcggttgaaccgatcataaccgggtcaaaccggccacttgtccggtccggttgagatGTCATACCCGGTAAttgatgaaccgggatatttctGGTTGAACCGGtcggttcttcggttgaaccgaTCATAACCGGGTCGGTTTTGACCGATTCGATcttttattaaagttaataaaatatttttgaaattttgttatttgtagggtttgaacttaTGACcttttattcattaaaaaaggctttaaccactaggctatgagattttctttgtttaaaatgatactttatttgaatatattatatttttatgaagttttcttacatattatatccatataatataaatatatatatataaataattcattacattaaaaccggttcgaacccggtttaaACCCcgattgaacctttgaaccatgaaccgaagactttttcggtttgatgaccggtccggttttaaaaaccttgtCCATTTGGTGAGGCGATCTGTATAGCGGGACCGCCTCACCAAACACCCCATTTTTGATGGCGATACCGTCTGTCAATAGCTCTACCGAGTACACACCATGTCTTCTTTGAAGCTCAAATTACGACTGTTTTGGTTGTTTGGTTTCTGAGTTGGACAATGTAGTCATTGCCAATGGGCTTATCAATATCAAGTTTGCCCAGTTCGTGGTACTGCTGGGCTTTATAGCTATTATAGCCCGTGGCCCTATGGCTTGTCATGAATGCTGAACCCGCTAATTGAATATCGGGACTAACACAGGTTTTGGGTTTGGCCATACAAAATTAAGTTGATTCTTCCTCTAGATTGACCATAAGTACTGTTATAGTGTTATTAGGCAGCTAATATGAAAGGGCTAATCTTTTTGTTCATTAATGTTCTAGTTTTAACTCTAATCTTCTATAAAGGATGTCATTATTCTTGCTTTTCGAACACTTTAGCCATCATGCTTTTTAAAGTAGAGTTATCTCAATAAACGCGTTGAAAGGAACAGTAGTGAGATAGGCATAACACTAATCTGTAAGATAAATGGATGTCTATTAAGAATGAATTTTTCTTTAAACTCAGCATAAAAGGATTCCATATTGAATCCTCCTACTATGTTCAAGCATTTCTTCACTAGCATCATGTCCTCGAAAATGGCTCTTCTCAGGACCTCCAATTCCAAATCACTAGTTTCTCTCTGTTGCTTTGTCTTGCAAGTTGTAATAGTGTTATGCATGAGCTCTGTTGTAATATGGCTAAGTTTGAGGCCGAAGATCCCCGTTTACAAGGTCACTAATGCTTATGCTCCAGCTTTAGATAGATGGAATTCAACATTTCATCTCAACCGAGTTTCCAAAAACAACTCTATTAGCCTTCAACTTGAAATCTCAAACCCCAATAAGCGAATTGGCGTCTACTACAATGAAATCAACGTAACTCTGTGTTCCGGTAAGTCTGTAATCGGCACCAAGACCCTGCCGGGTTTCTTTCAAGGCTATAGAAATTCTACGGCAGCCAAAGTGTTGGTAGATGCAGACCAGAAGACCTGGAGAGGAGTTAAAGTGAAGCATATGAATTTGACAGTTCGTTTGGAAACTGCGGTACAATATAAGATATTCAGATACAAAACAAGGCATCACTTGATGGACTTTGAAGCATATATTCCCATCGGATACGACGGAAGAATGTTAGGAAAGGAGAATGTAAAGATGCATCCAAGAGTATAGCAGTAAAAATCATACTACTCCAagtttttatcccaaaaatttggaCTTTGCTACATGAGTATGTGTCAACAAGAACCCACCCAAGTGTATTCATTTCGCCGTTCATTTCTATCTGGGATTATACTTTGATAAATACTTACTGAATCGATATTATTTCACACTACTTCAAACAATGTCTTCCTTAGGTTTACATCTTTGCCTTGTACTCTCTCCTATCAAATCCCCTCTATGTTGTTCAAGTTTCATAAATGATATGTACGTCGTCTACGTAGAAATGGAAAACCTTATTTGGCAAGGTTGAATTTGACATGTTGTatttctaattttctttcctctccTGTAATTATAATTTATGGTCCCCTATGATGCAAACTGGGGGAGGCCTTTTATCGTACTTGGTATGCTTCACAtgcaaagtaaaaaataaaggcACGAATACAATCCAAATTAACCTCCAGAGCTACAAAACTTCAGTGAACAATGGTTGTAAACCCAACAAGCAACAATCAGTTCAAAGGTTCCACAGAAATCCACTCATTCAAAGCcaacaagaaaaaaacaaagactAATTCTTGCTAAACctaatttcttcaaatcatccaaaaacTAACACCTTGAGCCATCGTTTGTTTCTTGGGCTTTCATGTCATGGGTTCTAGCTATTGCATCATCATCCTAAGATAGAAGCAGTATCACTGCTAGTCTGCTAGTACGTTGTTTCATGTGCTGATATGCACAAGACCGATAAGCCAGTAAGCATCACCAAAAGGCCTAAAAGATAAATTAGCTACAGAGGAAAGCATATACTCTTCTTTTATGGAGATTTTGCTCACATTTACACGTCCTatgtttattcttttcttttccatccTTAAACCGAAAAGAATCAAACTTTTAACCTTTCTTCCCATTCAAAACTTCACCGCAACGAGTACTAGGTTCCCAGCATTAGAATAGACAAGTAATTCAAGGGCCAAGGAATATGGAAATAACAATTTCGTTGGAGGAGCAGGCCGAGAAATGGTGGCATGAAGAACTGCGCGACGGCGATAAAGCATGAAACTGTTCAATAAATACCTTACTCGAGAAGACATAGGAGATGGGTTTAGCGGGGGAAAAAGGGCCAAT includes the following:
- the LOC119987630 gene encoding peroxidase 27-like, whose translation is MAAFKPFSGFFVLSVFLLFAFNPTDGQGQLEVGFYKKTCPQAEAIIKNVTDYVMKVAPTLGAPLMRMHFHDCFVRGCEGSILLSSPTNQAEKDAIPNQSLRGFQVIDNAKVELEKACPGVVSCADTVAIVARDVTVKLGAERWEVETGRRDGRVSNITQASNEVLSPFLNITQLISGFQKKGLSVKDLVVLSGGHTVGTSHCFSFGSRMYNFTGKGDTDPSMDRKYIPYMKKKCNATDVTTLVALDPGSFKTFDTNYYTLVAKRRGLLHSDAALLDNPETRAYVIQATTHKSTFFKDFGVSMVRMGRIGVLTGSAGEIRRVCSKVN
- the LOC119988149 gene encoding protein NDR1-like, whose protein sequence is MALLRTSNSKSLVSLCCFVLQVVIVLCMSSVVIWLSLRPKIPVYKVTNAYAPALDRWNSTFHLNRVSKNNSISLQLEISNPNKRIGVYYNEINVTLCSGKSVIGTKTLPGFFQGYRNSTAAKVLVDADQKTWRGVKVKHMNLTVRLETAVQYKIFRYKTRHHLMDFEAYIPIGYDGRMLGKENVKMHPRV